A window from Streptomyces sp. NBC_00299 encodes these proteins:
- a CDS encoding coagulation factor 5/8 type domain-containing protein: MLPSSSSSGPSSMGRRALIGAAIASAPAVLGLSTEASAQTSTQASAQAAAPTSASPSARQKPRALPGGGDLGPNVLVFDPSTPGIQARLDEVFRQQESAQFGTGRYALLFKPGTYHGLNAQLGFYTSIAGLGLSPDDTTINGDVTVDAGWFNGNATQNFWRSAENLALVPVNGTNRWAVAQAAPFRRMHIRGGLNLSPTGYGWASGGYIADSRIDGQVGPYSQQQWYTRDSAIGSWLNGVWNMVFSGVEGAPAQSFPNPPYTTLDTTPVSREKPFLYVQGNDFRVFLPEKRTNARGVTWGNGTPRGTSLPLTQFYVARPGVTAATLNEALAQGLHLLLTPGVYHLDRPIQVNRPNTVVLGLGYATLIPDNGATAVQVADVDGVRLAGFLVDAGPVNSATLVEVGPRGASRDHSANPITVQDVFVRIGGAGAGKATTSMVINSRHTIVDHTWVWRADHGEGVGWETNRADYGVVVNGDDVLATGLFVEHFNKYDVQWFGQRGRTIFFQNEKAYDAPNQAAIQNGSIKGYAAYRVGDGVTSHEGWGLGSYCYYNVNPSIVQHHGFAAPVRSGVRFHNLLVVSLGGNGQYECVINDTGAPTSGTSTVPSTVVSYP; the protein is encoded by the coding sequence ATGCTTCCTTCCTCCTCGTCCTCCGGGCCGTCCTCGATGGGTCGCCGGGCCCTGATCGGCGCCGCGATCGCCTCGGCACCGGCCGTGCTCGGCCTGTCGACCGAGGCCTCCGCACAGACCTCCACGCAAGCCTCCGCCCAAGCTGCCGCGCCGACTTCGGCGTCCCCGTCGGCGCGGCAGAAGCCACGCGCCCTGCCGGGCGGCGGCGACCTCGGCCCGAACGTCCTCGTCTTCGACCCGTCGACCCCGGGCATCCAGGCCCGGCTGGACGAGGTGTTCCGGCAACAGGAGTCGGCGCAGTTCGGCACCGGCCGCTACGCCCTGCTCTTCAAGCCCGGCACCTACCACGGCCTCAACGCCCAGCTCGGCTTCTACACCTCGATCGCGGGCCTGGGTCTGTCCCCCGACGACACGACCATCAACGGGGACGTCACCGTCGACGCCGGCTGGTTCAACGGCAACGCCACGCAGAACTTCTGGCGTTCGGCGGAGAACCTGGCCCTGGTTCCGGTCAACGGCACCAACCGGTGGGCGGTCGCCCAGGCGGCGCCGTTCCGCCGCATGCACATACGCGGCGGCCTCAACCTCTCCCCCACCGGCTACGGCTGGGCGAGCGGCGGCTACATCGCGGACAGCCGGATCGACGGCCAGGTCGGACCGTACTCGCAGCAGCAGTGGTACACCCGCGACAGCGCGATCGGCAGCTGGCTCAACGGCGTGTGGAACATGGTGTTCTCCGGCGTCGAGGGCGCTCCCGCGCAGAGCTTCCCCAACCCGCCGTACACCACGCTCGACACGACTCCCGTGTCCCGCGAGAAGCCGTTCCTGTACGTCCAGGGAAACGACTTCCGGGTCTTCCTGCCGGAGAAGCGCACGAACGCCCGCGGCGTCACCTGGGGCAACGGCACGCCGAGAGGCACCTCGCTGCCGCTGACGCAGTTCTACGTCGCGCGGCCCGGTGTCACTGCGGCCACCCTCAACGAGGCCCTCGCCCAGGGACTGCACCTCCTGCTCACCCCGGGGGTTTACCACCTCGACCGGCCGATCCAGGTCAACCGGCCGAACACGGTCGTCCTGGGCCTCGGTTACGCGACCCTGATCCCCGACAACGGCGCCACGGCCGTGCAGGTCGCCGACGTCGACGGAGTCCGGCTGGCCGGTTTCCTGGTCGACGCCGGCCCCGTCAACTCGGCGACGCTGGTGGAGGTCGGGCCGCGGGGCGCGTCCAGGGACCACTCCGCCAACCCGATCACGGTCCAGGACGTCTTCGTCCGCATCGGCGGGGCCGGCGCCGGGAAGGCCACCACCAGCATGGTGATCAACAGCCGGCACACGATCGTCGACCACACGTGGGTGTGGCGGGCCGACCACGGCGAGGGAGTCGGCTGGGAGACCAACCGCGCCGACTACGGCGTCGTGGTCAACGGCGACGACGTCCTGGCGACCGGCCTGTTCGTCGAGCACTTCAACAAGTACGACGTGCAGTGGTTCGGCCAGCGCGGCCGCACGATCTTCTTCCAGAACGAGAAGGCGTACGACGCCCCGAACCAGGCCGCCATCCAGAACGGCTCGATCAAGGGCTACGCCGCCTACCGGGTTGGTGACGGCGTGACGTCGCACGAGGGCTGGGGACTGGGCAGCTACTGCTACTACAACGTCAACCCCTCGATCGTGCAGCACCACGGCTTCGCCGCCCCCGTGCGGTCCGGAGTGCGCTTCCACAACCTGCTCGTGGTCTCGCTCGGCGGCAATGGGCAGTACGAGTGCGTCATCAACGACACGGGGGCGCCGACGTCGGGGACGTCGACGGTGCCTTCGACCGTGGTGTCGTATCCATGA
- the fusA gene encoding elongation factor G yields the protein MRTNITDLTNANTLAAVRNLGILAHVDAGKTTVTERILYATGTTHKRGEVHDGTTVTDFDSQERDRGITIFAAAVSCAWDGHRINLIDTPGHVDFADEVERSLRVLDGAVAVFDAVAGVEPQSESVWRQADRHGVPRIAFVNKLDRAGADLDTAVASIRERLHPAPLVVQLPIGAEDGFRGVVDLVRMRALVWADGAETAAEGPVPEELLDEAHRRRRLLEETVAELHAGALEEFCARSAVSAKTLVVALRELTRSGEGVVVLCGSAYRNRGVEPLLDAVVAYLPSPLDVPAVRGLRDGVDEERPADPSAPFAALAFKVSATPTGRLTYLRVYSGTIEKGGVVFDAVARRTERIGRILRVQADRHAHVDRAVAGDIVAVVGLKSARPGSTLCAPDAPLVLEPPSVADPVVSVAVEARRSTDTDRLASALARLAEEDPSLVVRTDAETGQTVLSGMGELHLEVAVEKIRRDLGLDVNVGRPRVSYRETVGRGVSGFVFRHVKQDGGAGQFAHVVLDVEPLTAPVTAAEQGVNGFEFRSTVVGGRVPQEYVRAVEAGCRDALAEGPLGGHPVTGLRVTLTDGSTHVKDSSDTAFRTAGRLGLRDALRACAMVLLEPVVEVTVTVPEDAVGSVLGDLAARRGRVSGSVTRAGAAVVTATVPLAELFGYATRLRSRTQGRGTFTARPTGYAPAPVAAVSQ from the coding sequence GTGCGCACGAACATCACCGACCTCACCAACGCCAACACCCTCGCCGCCGTCCGCAACCTCGGCATCCTCGCCCATGTCGACGCGGGCAAGACCACCGTCACCGAGCGCATCCTGTACGCCACCGGGACCACCCACAAGCGGGGCGAGGTCCACGACGGCACGACCGTCACCGACTTCGACTCGCAGGAACGGGACCGCGGCATCACCATCTTCGCGGCTGCGGTGAGTTGTGCCTGGGACGGTCACCGGATCAACCTGATCGACACCCCCGGGCACGTCGACTTCGCCGACGAGGTGGAGCGTTCGCTGCGTGTCCTGGACGGCGCGGTCGCTGTCTTCGACGCCGTGGCGGGCGTCGAGCCGCAGAGCGAATCGGTGTGGCGGCAGGCCGACCGGCACGGCGTCCCCAGGATCGCGTTCGTCAACAAGCTCGACCGAGCCGGGGCAGACCTCGACACGGCCGTCGCGTCGATCAGGGAACGGCTGCATCCGGCGCCGCTGGTCGTGCAGTTGCCCATCGGCGCGGAGGACGGATTCCGCGGCGTCGTGGACCTCGTACGCATGCGGGCGCTGGTGTGGGCCGACGGTGCCGAGACGGCAGCGGAAGGGCCGGTGCCGGAGGAACTCCTGGACGAGGCGCACCGGCGTCGACGGCTGCTGGAGGAGACGGTGGCCGAACTGCACGCCGGTGCGCTGGAGGAGTTCTGCGCGCGGTCGGCGGTCTCCGCAAAGACGCTGGTCGTCGCCCTGCGCGAGCTGACCCGCAGCGGTGAGGGCGTGGTCGTGCTGTGCGGCTCGGCCTACCGCAACCGCGGTGTCGAGCCGTTGCTCGACGCGGTCGTGGCGTATCTGCCGTCACCGCTCGACGTGCCGGCCGTACGCGGTCTGCGCGACGGCGTCGACGAGGAGCGGCCGGCCGACCCGTCGGCACCGTTCGCGGCGCTGGCGTTCAAGGTGAGCGCGACCCCGACCGGGCGGCTGACCTACCTGCGGGTGTACTCGGGAACCATCGAGAAGGGAGGCGTGGTGTTCGACGCGGTGGCGCGGCGCACCGAGCGCATCGGGCGGATCCTGCGGGTCCAGGCCGACCGTCATGCCCACGTCGACCGTGCGGTCGCCGGGGACATCGTGGCGGTCGTCGGCCTGAAGTCGGCCCGCCCGGGCTCCACCCTGTGCGCACCGGACGCCCCGCTCGTCCTGGAACCGCCGAGCGTGGCCGACCCGGTGGTGTCCGTGGCGGTCGAGGCCCGCAGGTCCACCGACACCGATCGGCTGGCCTCGGCGCTGGCGCGGCTGGCGGAGGAGGACCCGTCGTTGGTCGTGCGGACCGACGCTGAAACCGGCCAGACGGTGCTGTCCGGCATGGGCGAACTGCATCTGGAGGTCGCGGTGGAGAAGATCCGGCGTGACCTAGGGCTGGACGTCAACGTCGGCCGCCCGCGGGTGTCGTATCGCGAGACGGTCGGCCGAGGGGTGTCCGGTTTCGTGTTCCGGCACGTCAAACAGGACGGTGGAGCGGGTCAGTTCGCGCACGTGGTTCTCGATGTCGAGCCCCTGACGGCCCCGGTGACGGCGGCCGAACAGGGCGTCAACGGCTTCGAGTTCCGCTCGACCGTCGTCGGTGGCCGGGTGCCGCAGGAGTACGTCCGCGCCGTGGAGGCCGGCTGCCGCGACGCCCTCGCCGAGGGCCCGCTCGGCGGCCACCCGGTGACCGGCCTGCGCGTCACTCTCACCGACGGGTCGACCCATGTGAAGGACTCCTCCGACACGGCCTTCCGTACGGCCGGCCGACTCGGCCTCCGCGATGCCCTGCGCGCTTGCGCGATGGTCCTCCTGGAGCCGGTCGTCGAGGTCACGGTCACCGTGCCGGAGGACGCGGTCGGCTCGGTGCTCGGTGACCTGGCGGCCCGGCGCGGCCGGGTCTCGGGCTCCGTCACCCGGGCGGGCGCGGCGGTCGTGACGGCGACCGTGCCGCTGGCCGAACTGTTCGGCTACGCGACGCGGTTGCGCAGCCGGACCCAGGGACGCGGCACGTTCACGGCGCGGCCCACCGGGTATGCGCCGGCGCCGGTCGCTGCGGTGTCGCAGTAG
- a CDS encoding ferredoxin has translation MKVNVDQGRCCGAGQCVLIAPEVFDQRDEDGIVTLVEPSPAEGLQAAAREAAAVCPASAITIDGDQ, from the coding sequence GTGAAAGTGAACGTGGACCAGGGCCGCTGTTGCGGCGCCGGACAGTGCGTGCTGATCGCACCCGAGGTCTTCGACCAGCGAGACGAGGACGGCATCGTCACGCTCGTCGAACCGAGCCCCGCCGAGGGCCTCCAGGCCGCCGCCCGCGAGGCAGCCGCGGTGTGCCCGGCGTCGGCCATCACCATCGACGGCGACCAGTAG
- a CDS encoding cytochrome P450, with protein sequence MRENDLLRLPLPTDNPLEPPVEWEQLRGRCPVATVELPSGDQATYLTRYDHVKALLADPRFTRPTAEDGAARIAPEGAGGPAADGTTTLALPDRGEPHLRWRRQVGKYFTAKRMTALRPRMARIAEDLVDDMVRSGQPADLKAGLGFPLPVHVICHILGVPAVDRNRFSHWSDAFLNVSRYTGDQTGSAYAEFAEYMSAHIAATRAAPGDDLISMVIRESEGEGQGLTDDELLGTAMGLLVAGHETTANMIGKMVAMLLADRTRWERLLADPALVRTAVDEALRFDANLGFGIRRYLTEDVEVDGELLPSGTTVVCSMPAANRDERVFADADDMVLSRSPNPHLTFGAGPHACLGQSLARTELQVTLEVLLRKLPTLQLDVPVDELKRVEGLLVGGLRTVPVRW encoded by the coding sequence ATGCGCGAGAACGACCTGTTGCGGCTGCCTCTTCCCACCGACAACCCCCTGGAGCCCCCGGTCGAATGGGAGCAACTGCGCGGCCGGTGCCCGGTGGCCACCGTTGAACTCCCCAGCGGGGACCAGGCGACCTACCTGACCCGCTACGACCACGTCAAAGCCCTGCTGGCCGACCCCCGTTTCACCCGCCCGACGGCCGAGGACGGCGCTGCCCGAATCGCCCCCGAAGGCGCCGGGGGTCCCGCCGCCGACGGAACCACCACCCTCGCCCTGCCCGACCGCGGGGAGCCGCACCTTCGGTGGCGACGGCAGGTGGGCAAGTACTTCACCGCCAAGCGCATGACGGCGCTGCGCCCCCGCATGGCGCGCATCGCCGAAGACCTCGTCGACGACATGGTCCGCAGCGGACAGCCCGCGGACCTCAAGGCCGGCCTCGGCTTCCCCCTGCCCGTCCACGTCATCTGCCACATCCTCGGCGTCCCCGCCGTGGACCGGAACCGCTTCTCGCACTGGTCCGACGCCTTCCTCAACGTCAGCCGCTACACCGGCGATCAGACCGGCTCGGCGTACGCCGAGTTCGCCGAGTACATGTCCGCGCACATCGCGGCGACACGCGCCGCACCCGGCGACGACCTGATCAGCATGGTGATCAGGGAGAGCGAGGGGGAAGGGCAGGGGCTGACCGACGACGAGTTGCTCGGCACCGCCATGGGGCTCCTGGTCGCAGGACACGAGACCACCGCCAACATGATCGGCAAGATGGTCGCCATGCTGCTCGCCGACCGCACCCGTTGGGAGCGGCTGCTGGCCGACCCCGCCCTGGTGCGCACCGCGGTCGACGAGGCGCTGCGCTTCGACGCCAACCTCGGCTTCGGCATCCGGCGTTACCTCACCGAGGACGTCGAGGTCGACGGCGAGCTGCTGCCGAGCGGCACGACCGTGGTGTGCAGCATGCCGGCCGCCAACCGTGACGAGCGGGTCTTCGCCGACGCGGACGACATGGTGCTGTCCCGGTCCCCGAACCCTCATCTCACCTTCGGCGCCGGACCGCACGCCTGCCTGGGCCAGAGCCTGGCACGCACCGAGCTCCAGGTCACGCTCGAGGTACTCCTGCGCAAGCTGCCGACCCTCCAACTCGACGTACCGGTGGACGAGTTGAAGCGAGTCGAAGGTCTCCTCGTCGGCGGACTGCGCACGGTGCCCGTGCGGTGGTGA
- a CDS encoding MarR family winged helix-turn-helix transcriptional regulator: MDAREAAERIERELLILTRHKEMRAPRGPRGGDPLDQSAYVILTRLETQGAMSIPDFVEAFGLAASTFTRQTSALLRNGLVERTLDPSGGVARKFRITQEGLRLLAQQREGIVTGLSTVVAEWPPERLDRFIADLQQFNTDIERITGRPWPRSAGG; the protein is encoded by the coding sequence GTGGACGCCCGAGAGGCCGCTGAACGCATCGAGCGGGAACTGCTGATCCTCACCCGCCACAAGGAGATGCGGGCACCCCGGGGCCCGCGCGGCGGGGACCCGCTGGACCAGAGCGCCTACGTGATCCTCACCAGGCTCGAGACCCAGGGAGCGATGTCCATCCCGGACTTCGTCGAGGCCTTCGGGCTCGCGGCATCGACGTTCACCCGTCAGACCTCGGCCCTGCTGCGCAACGGGCTGGTGGAGCGGACCCTCGATCCGTCCGGCGGGGTTGCCCGCAAGTTCCGCATCACCCAGGAGGGGCTCAGGCTGCTCGCTCAGCAGCGCGAGGGGATCGTCACCGGCCTGTCGACGGTGGTGGCCGAGTGGCCCCCCGAGCGCCTGGACCGGTTCATCGCCGATCTGCAGCAGTTCAACACCGACATCGAACGCATCACCGGCCGCCCTTGGCCGAGGAGCGCGGGCGGCTGA
- a CDS encoding iron chaperone, producing the protein MVQSAAEDVDGYLAEVPMERRAALTRLRQLCRAELQGFSEVMAYGMPTYQRDGAAEIAFASQRQYVSFYLMRSDVRDAFQERLAGQDMGKGCLRFRKPEKIAFDLVRDLLRATAADRGSIC; encoded by the coding sequence ATGGTGCAGAGCGCGGCGGAAGATGTCGACGGCTATCTGGCCGAGGTGCCGATGGAGCGGCGAGCGGCCCTGACGCGGCTACGGCAGTTGTGCCGTGCGGAACTGCAGGGCTTCAGCGAGGTCATGGCCTACGGCATGCCGACGTACCAGCGCGACGGTGCGGCCGAGATCGCGTTCGCGAGTCAGCGGCAGTACGTCTCCTTCTATCTGATGCGCAGTGATGTCCGTGACGCCTTCCAGGAACGGCTGGCCGGACAGGACATGGGCAAGGGCTGTCTGCGCTTCCGCAAGCCGGAGAAGATCGCTTTCGACCTGGTGCGGGATCTGCTGCGGGCCACCGCGGCCGACCGGGGCTCGATCTGCTGA
- a CDS encoding DUF2254 domain-containing protein gives MSDWTVTQSPAAGRRPRALSPLREHLRDTFWFAPLAAMVAVFVVWLAAQALDTAIVEALQNDGDYETLDELLRFADDAKAVVNAVTSAMMTFIGVVFSISLVAVQMASGQFTPRVVRLFVRSRITKATFAIFLATFVLSLLVLTSFDTAEDARAVTTVPLVQSVLTLCMVALSLLLFVLYVNTTLRLMRISYVIARIAAESFRVTASMPVSADGPDTPDLGTATAWVPHEGRAGVLRDVHITRLVRTARKHGVTLRLIPRIGDFVVPGTPLLAVHGGAAPPRRALRYTISVGVERTYHQDLGFGLRQLSDIALRALSPAINDPTTAVQALDRVVQFLAALSRRPLDSALHRDRRGVVRLVQPVPGWTELVDLGFTEVRGCAVGSPQVSRRMLAGLDDLLLLAPPERSEPLMRHRELLHQAVDRAEQFPSDRAFALHPDRQGIG, from the coding sequence ATGAGTGACTGGACGGTTACGCAGAGTCCTGCCGCAGGACGTCGCCCGCGTGCGCTGTCGCCCCTCAGGGAGCATCTGCGGGACACGTTCTGGTTCGCCCCGTTGGCTGCGATGGTGGCCGTCTTCGTGGTCTGGCTGGCGGCTCAGGCGCTCGACACAGCCATCGTCGAAGCGCTCCAGAACGACGGCGACTACGAGACGCTCGACGAACTGCTGCGGTTCGCGGACGACGCGAAGGCCGTGGTGAACGCCGTCACCTCGGCGATGATGACCTTCATCGGCGTGGTCTTCAGCATCTCGCTGGTGGCCGTGCAGATGGCGAGCGGGCAGTTCACCCCGCGCGTGGTCCGGCTCTTCGTGCGCAGCCGGATCACCAAGGCGACCTTCGCCATCTTCCTCGCGACCTTCGTGCTGAGCCTGCTCGTGCTGACCTCCTTCGACACCGCCGAGGATGCCCGCGCCGTCACGACGGTGCCTCTGGTGCAGTCGGTGCTCACGCTCTGCATGGTCGCGTTGAGCCTGTTGCTCTTCGTCCTGTACGTGAACACCACTCTTCGGTTGATGCGGATCAGCTACGTGATCGCACGGATCGCCGCGGAGTCCTTCCGGGTGACCGCGTCGATGCCCGTGTCGGCGGACGGACCGGACACGCCCGACCTCGGCACCGCCACCGCTTGGGTGCCGCATGAGGGCCGGGCGGGGGTGCTGCGGGACGTGCACATCACGCGGCTGGTCCGGACTGCTCGCAAGCACGGGGTGACGCTGCGGCTGATCCCTCGGATCGGGGACTTCGTGGTGCCTGGTACGCCGTTGCTGGCGGTGCACGGTGGTGCGGCCCCGCCGCGCCGGGCGCTGCGGTACACGATCTCGGTGGGTGTGGAGCGGACCTACCACCAGGATCTCGGCTTCGGGCTGCGGCAGTTGTCCGACATCGCGCTGCGTGCCCTGTCGCCCGCGATCAACGATCCGACGACCGCCGTCCAGGCGCTGGACCGTGTCGTCCAGTTCCTGGCCGCGCTGAGCCGTCGGCCGCTGGACTCCGCCCTGCACCGGGACCGGCGCGGAGTGGTGCGGCTGGTGCAGCCCGTGCCGGGGTGGACCGAGTTGGTGGATCTCGGGTTCACCGAGGTACGGGGCTGCGCCGTCGGCAGCCCGCAGGTCTCACGGCGCATGCTGGCCGGCCTGGACGACCTCCTCCTGCTCGCACCGCCGGAACGCAGCGAACCGCTCATGCGCCACCGCGAACTCCTCCACCAGGCGGTGGACCGCGCCGAGCAGTTCCCCTCGGACCGCGCGTTCGCCCTGCATCCGGATCGCCAGGGCATCGGCTGA
- a CDS encoding aldehyde dehydrogenase family protein, whose protein sequence is MATTLTLKSGTSWTDAWQRCLAVAPEAFRDDRVLNLWNSTWQADGRALPATSPVDGSPIAGPPRLDRATAHQAVRASLDQHRAWRHIPLDERRARVAATLDALTQHRDLLALLLVWEIGKPWRLARADVDRAIDGVRWYVDGIEPMVAGRAPLDGPVSNIASWNYPMSVLVHAVLVQALAGNAVIAKTPTDGGVACVTLACALAAREGIPVTLVSGSGSELSEALVRAPEIGCVSFVGGRDTGAAVATAVADLGKRHVLEQEGLNTWGIWNYTDWDALTAVVPKLFDYGKQRCTAYPRFVVQRELFDEFLAAYLPAVRTLRVGHPLAVEKRDDDPFPQLDFGPVINAAKAKELQDQVAEAIDRGAVPLHRGRPADARFLPGQDTSAYVHPVTLLNPPPSSPLHHAEPFGPVDTIVLVDTEAELLAAMNASNGALVATLSTDDRATYDRLAPQIRAFKVGHGKPRSRGDRDELFGGFGASWRGAFVGGELLVRAVTQGPAGERLPGNFPEYQLGP, encoded by the coding sequence ATGGCAACAACCCTCACCCTCAAATCCGGCACCTCTTGGACCGACGCCTGGCAACGCTGCCTCGCGGTCGCCCCCGAGGCGTTCCGGGACGACCGTGTCCTCAACCTCTGGAACTCCACCTGGCAGGCGGACGGCCGGGCCCTGCCCGCCACCAGCCCCGTCGACGGCAGTCCGATCGCCGGCCCGCCGCGCCTGGACCGGGCCACCGCCCACCAGGCCGTGCGCGCGTCCCTTGACCAGCACCGCGCCTGGCGGCACATCCCGCTGGACGAGCGCCGAGCCCGCGTCGCTGCCACGCTCGACGCCCTGACCCAACACCGGGACCTGCTCGCCCTGCTGCTCGTCTGGGAGATCGGCAAGCCCTGGCGGCTGGCCCGCGCGGACGTCGACCGGGCCATTGACGGCGTGCGCTGGTACGTCGACGGCATCGAGCCGATGGTCGCCGGCCGGGCCCCGCTGGACGGTCCGGTGTCCAACATCGCGAGCTGGAACTACCCGATGAGCGTGCTCGTTCACGCAGTGTTGGTACAGGCATTGGCAGGCAACGCGGTCATCGCCAAGACCCCGACCGACGGCGGTGTCGCCTGTGTCACCCTGGCCTGCGCGCTGGCCGCCCGCGAGGGAATCCCCGTCACCCTCGTCAGCGGCAGCGGGAGCGAGCTGTCGGAGGCGCTGGTGCGGGCGCCCGAGATCGGCTGCGTCTCCTTCGTCGGCGGCCGCGACACCGGCGCCGCGGTGGCCACGGCCGTTGCCGACCTCGGCAAACGACACGTACTCGAACAGGAAGGACTCAACACCTGGGGCATCTGGAACTACACGGACTGGGACGCGCTCACGGCGGTCGTGCCCAAGCTCTTCGACTACGGCAAACAGCGCTGCACGGCGTACCCGCGCTTCGTCGTCCAGCGCGAGCTGTTCGACGAGTTCCTCGCGGCGTACCTCCCGGCGGTGCGCACGCTCAGGGTCGGTCACCCGCTGGCGGTGGAGAAACGGGACGACGACCCCTTCCCACAGCTGGACTTCGGGCCGGTGATCAACGCCGCCAAGGCCAAGGAGCTCCAAGACCAGGTGGCCGAGGCGATCGACCGCGGCGCCGTCCCGCTGCACCGGGGCAGGCCGGCGGACGCCCGCTTCCTGCCCGGCCAGGACACCTCGGCATACGTCCATCCGGTCACGCTGCTCAATCCGCCCCCGTCCTCCCCGCTCCACCACGCGGAGCCCTTCGGCCCGGTCGACACCATCGTCCTGGTCGACACCGAGGCGGAGCTGCTGGCGGCGATGAACGCGTCCAACGGCGCACTGGTCGCCACGCTGTCCACGGACGACCGGGCGACGTACGACCGCCTGGCCCCGCAGATCCGCGCGTTCAAGGTCGGCCACGGCAAGCCGCGCTCCCGCGGCGACCGTGACGAGCTGTTCGGTGGCTTCGGCGCGTCCTGGCGCGGGGCGTTCGTCGGCGGCGAGTTGCTGGTGCGCGCGGTGACACAGGGGCCGGCGGGGGAGCGGTTGCCCGGGAACTTCCCGGAGTATCAGCTCGGCCCGTGA
- the sucD gene encoding succinate--CoA ligase subunit alpha, which translates to MAIYLTKESKVLVQGMTGGEGMKHTRRMLAAGTNVVGGVNPRKAGRSVDFDDRAVPVFGSVADGMRATGADVTVVFVPPAFTKAAVVEAADAGIGLAVVITEGIPVHDSVAFTSYAKTKGTRIIGPNCPGLITPGQSNAGIIPADITKPGRIGLVSKSGTLTYQLMYELRDVGFSTCVGIGGDPVVGTTHIDCLAAFQDDPDTELIVLIGEIGGDAEERAAAYIRDHVTKPVVGYIAGFTAPEGKTMGHAGAIVSGSSGTAAAKREALEAVGVGVGSTPTETARLVLDRLGVEA; encoded by the coding sequence ATGGCCATCTACCTCACCAAGGAGAGCAAGGTCCTCGTCCAGGGCATGACCGGCGGCGAGGGCATGAAGCACACCCGGCGCATGCTCGCCGCCGGCACGAACGTCGTCGGCGGCGTCAACCCGCGCAAGGCCGGCCGCAGCGTCGACTTCGACGACCGCGCCGTCCCCGTGTTCGGGTCGGTCGCCGACGGTATGCGCGCGACCGGCGCCGACGTGACCGTCGTCTTCGTGCCGCCCGCCTTCACCAAGGCGGCCGTCGTCGAGGCCGCCGACGCCGGGATCGGACTCGCCGTCGTGATCACGGAGGGCATCCCGGTCCACGACTCCGTCGCCTTCACCTCGTACGCGAAGACCAAAGGCACCCGCATCATCGGCCCCAACTGCCCCGGCCTGATCACCCCCGGCCAGTCGAACGCGGGCATCATCCCGGCCGACATCACCAAGCCCGGCCGCATCGGCCTGGTCTCCAAATCCGGCACGCTCACCTACCAACTGATGTACGAGCTGCGGGACGTCGGCTTCTCGACGTGCGTCGGCATCGGCGGCGATCCCGTCGTCGGCACCACCCACATCGACTGCCTGGCAGCCTTCCAGGACGACCCCGACACCGAACTCATCGTCCTCATCGGGGAGATCGGCGGCGACGCGGAGGAGCGCGCGGCCGCCTACATCCGCGACCACGTCACCAAGCCGGTCGTCGGCTACATCGCCGGATTCACCGCCCCCGAGGGCAAGACGATGGGGCACGCGGGCGCGATCGTGTCCGGCTCGTCCGGCACGGCGGCGGCGAAGCGGGAAGCGCTGGAAGCGGTCGGCGTGGGAGTCGGCAGCACACCCACCGAGACCGCGCGCCTGGTGCTGGACCGCCTGGGCGTCGAGGCGTGA